The Primulina eburnea isolate SZY01 chromosome 8, ASM2296580v1, whole genome shotgun sequence genome contains a region encoding:
- the LOC140839131 gene encoding uncharacterized protein — protein sequence MRPKDFSGTSDPMIAEGCIKSLKVIFEFMELGDADRVRCATYLFGGDACLWWEGASVALNLATLSWTRITKVFYSKYITDEVCSTLTREFMTLRQGDLTVTEFISKFERGCHFVPLIANDAGAKLRHFLDRLRPILRRDVRVAGPTTYDVAVSGALAAE from the coding sequence ATGAGGCCGAAGGATTTTTCAGGGACGTCTgatcccatgattgccgagggctgcATCAAGTCCCTcaaggttatcttcgagttcatggagctgggagatgcagacagagttCGATGTGCTACCTATTTATTCGGAGGAGATGCctgcttatggtgggaaggagcgtcggTTGCCCTGAACTTAGCTACGCTGAGCTGGACACGCATCACGAAGGTATTTTACTCCAAATATATTACTGATGAGGTGTGTTCCAcattgaccagggagttcatgaccctgaggcaagGAGATCtaactgttacggagttcatcagtaagtttgagaggggttgccatttCGTGCCCCTAATTGCGAATGATGCTGGAGCAAAGTTGAGACACTTTCTGGACAGACTACGAccaatcttgcgccgtgatgttagggtggctggccctactacttatgatgTTGCCGTCTCCGGAGCTCTAGCTGCAGAGTAG